A portion of the Halococcus saccharolyticus DSM 5350 genome contains these proteins:
- the glmM gene encoding phosphoglucosamine mutase — MELFGSSGIRGVANETVTPSFCLRVGMAVGTVVGGERVAVGRDTRATGGMFANAVVSGLQSVGCDVDRLGALPTPGVQLYAERESVPAVMITASHNPPEYNGIKLVGADGIELPVAELERIETALDEDGFARARWDETGDARSIEGVREAYVEEVVDAVDRDRIADADLTVALDPGHGAGALTSPKIFRELGCSVVTVNAQADSHFPGRDPEPVPENLGDLGRLVRAADADVGIAHDGDADRAIFFDERGEYIEGDATFAVLAAGVLDADATTVSAVTASQRLVDVADRANATLERTPVGSTQIISRVRDLESEGRSVPVAGEGNGGVLFPNYRLARDGAYTAARFLELLVDRPASEIVADVGDYHNVRTTVDYESDAEREALLATVARHAEASPGELDTTDGYRLDFGDAWVLARESGTEPVVRIYAEAREASRAHDLADDLETALEAALADA, encoded by the coding sequence ATGGAACTGTTCGGGTCGAGTGGTATCCGTGGAGTGGCGAACGAGACGGTAACGCCGAGCTTTTGCCTCCGGGTGGGGATGGCGGTCGGCACGGTCGTGGGCGGCGAGCGGGTCGCGGTGGGTCGCGATACGCGCGCGACCGGCGGGATGTTCGCGAACGCGGTCGTCAGCGGGCTCCAGAGCGTCGGCTGTGACGTCGACCGGCTTGGAGCGCTCCCGACGCCGGGCGTCCAGCTGTACGCCGAGCGCGAGAGCGTACCGGCGGTGATGATCACCGCCTCGCACAACCCACCCGAGTACAACGGGATAAAGCTGGTCGGTGCGGACGGGATCGAACTTCCGGTCGCGGAGTTGGAGCGGATCGAAACGGCGCTCGACGAGGATGGGTTCGCCCGCGCACGGTGGGACGAGACTGGCGACGCACGATCGATCGAGGGTGTCCGCGAGGCGTACGTCGAGGAGGTCGTGGACGCGGTTGACCGTGATCGGATCGCCGATGCGGACCTGACCGTGGCGCTCGATCCGGGTCACGGCGCTGGCGCGCTGACCAGCCCGAAGATCTTCCGCGAACTCGGCTGTTCGGTCGTTACGGTGAACGCCCAGGCAGACAGCCACTTCCCCGGACGAGATCCCGAACCGGTGCCAGAGAACCTCGGCGATCTCGGACGATTGGTGCGCGCCGCCGACGCCGACGTGGGGATCGCCCACGACGGCGACGCCGACCGGGCGATCTTCTTCGACGAGCGCGGCGAGTACATCGAGGGCGACGCCACGTTCGCGGTGCTCGCTGCCGGAGTGCTCGACGCCGACGCGACGACGGTCTCGGCAGTCACAGCCTCCCAGCGCCTCGTCGACGTGGCCGACCGGGCGAACGCGACACTCGAACGTACCCCGGTCGGGAGCACGCAAATCATCTCGCGAGTGCGTGATCTCGAAAGCGAGGGACGGTCGGTACCGGTGGCGGGCGAGGGTAACGGCGGCGTGCTCTTCCCGAACTACCGGCTCGCACGCGACGGCGCGTACACCGCTGCACGCTTCCTCGAACTCCTCGTCGACCGGCCAGCGAGCGAGATCGTCGCCGACGTCGGCGACTACCACAACGTTCGGACCACGGTCGACTACGAATCGGACGCCGAACGCGAGGCGCTGCTCGCCACGGTCGCGCGCCACGCCGAAGCGAGTCCGGGCGAGCTCGATACGACGGACGGCTACCGACTCGACTTCGGTGACGCGTGGGTGCTCGCCCGCGAGAGCGGCACCGAGCCCGTCGTCCGGATCTACGCCGAGGCGCGCGAGGCCAGCCGTGCTCACGATCTCGCCGACGATCTCGAGACGGCGCTCGAAGCTGCACTCGCCGACGCATAG
- a CDS encoding DUF7118 family protein, with translation MSEAVAESNDVVAELEAARAAYEETVDRIADHGESDVQAVAAAHDRATTLLDRYDGRATGTGDFEAFIEFEEAYESFVDDLADDLPHRDAFETTAERFDKRRLSESDFAAARETLAPAGDLADLLAERDDRATAYRDARRAVDDRLRNLDARLDELERIRKLGDADLDAPVADLRDPIAAYDERVADAFATFEREASAREFLDLIATTERYPLVAFSSPPTELREYVETTSVGSEPVPTLIEYADYSSSKLAHYVDDPQELKRHVAVHRSYLERLDSDPLEIGWPPPPGDVLRWQARELVAVVGRFAPEEAVATLHEVRALASEDRYERLRNAARARADLTANERERLSSGAVERDLDRVRTERERLAAALDEYPPL, from the coding sequence ATGAGTGAGGCCGTCGCCGAGTCCAACGACGTGGTCGCCGAGCTCGAAGCCGCCCGCGCGGCCTACGAAGAGACCGTCGACCGCATCGCCGATCACGGCGAGAGCGATGTCCAGGCGGTCGCGGCGGCCCACGATCGGGCGACGACGCTGCTCGATCGGTACGACGGCCGCGCCACCGGAACGGGCGACTTCGAGGCGTTCATCGAGTTCGAGGAGGCCTACGAGTCGTTCGTCGACGACCTCGCCGACGATCTCCCACACCGCGACGCGTTCGAGACGACCGCCGAGCGCTTCGACAAGCGCCGACTCTCCGAGAGCGATTTCGCGGCCGCTCGCGAGACGCTCGCGCCCGCTGGTGATCTCGCCGATCTCCTCGCCGAGCGCGACGACCGGGCCACGGCGTACCGCGACGCCCGCCGGGCGGTCGACGACCGACTCAGGAACCTCGACGCCCGTCTCGACGAACTGGAACGCATCCGCAAACTCGGCGACGCCGATCTCGACGCGCCCGTGGCCGATCTCCGCGATCCGATCGCCGCGTACGACGAGCGCGTCGCCGATGCGTTCGCGACGTTCGAGCGCGAAGCGAGCGCGCGCGAGTTTCTCGACCTGATCGCCACGACCGAACGGTATCCCCTCGTGGCGTTCTCCTCGCCGCCCACGGAACTCCGCGAGTACGTCGAGACGACCTCAGTCGGGAGCGAGCCCGTCCCGACGCTGATCGAGTACGCCGATTACTCCTCCTCGAAGCTCGCTCACTACGTCGACGACCCACAGGAACTCAAGCGCCACGTCGCCGTCCACCGGAGCTACCTCGAACGCCTTGACAGCGACCCGCTCGAGATCGGCTGGCCGCCACCGCCCGGAGACGTTCTCCGGTGGCAGGCCCGTGAACTCGTCGCAGTCGTCGGCCGGTTCGCACCCGAGGAAGCAGTCGCCACGCTTCACGAGGTGCGTGCACTTGCCAGCGAGGATCGTTACGAGCGCCTCCGCAACGCCGCGCGGGCGCGCGCCGACCTCACGGCCAACGAGCGCGAGCGGCTGTCGAGCGGTGCGGTAGAGCGCGATCTCGATCGAGTCCGGACGGAACGCGAGCGGCTCGCCGCGGCGCTCGATGAGTACCCACCGCTCTGA
- the hisI gene encoding phosphoribosyl-AMP cyclohydrolase: MSRTDSAAAPELDFGADGLVPVVAQDSDTREVLMLAYASPEAVERTRETGLAHYYSRSREEIWQKGATSGHVQNVTEVRVDCDGDALLYLVEQEGGACHTGHRSCFYRTLDGEHVGDRVFDPDAVYE, encoded by the coding sequence ATGAGCCGGACGGACTCGGCAGCCGCCCCCGAACTCGATTTCGGTGCAGACGGGTTGGTTCCGGTCGTTGCCCAGGACAGCGACACTCGTGAGGTCCTGATGTTGGCCTACGCCTCCCCCGAAGCGGTCGAACGCACCCGTGAGACCGGGCTGGCCCACTACTACTCGCGCAGCCGCGAGGAGATCTGGCAGAAAGGTGCGACCAGCGGCCACGTCCAGAACGTCACGGAAGTGCGGGTCGACTGCGACGGCGACGCGCTGCTCTACCTCGTCGAACAGGAGGGTGGAGCCTGTCACACCGGCCACCGAAGCTGTTTCTACCGCACGCTCGACGGCGAGCACGTCGGCGACCGTGTGTTCGATCCCGACGCCGTCTATGAGTGA
- a CDS encoding inorganic phosphate transporter, with the protein MAWALGASSNSPPFAPAVGANALPTMRAAFFIGVFAALGAVAQGGSISETVGQDLINGVSITPLAAAAGLLTAAAFIAVGVQTGYPIPAAFATTGAIVGAGLGLGGDPAFGTYQRLGSFWIAVPFVSASIAYGTATLLRREDVPDDVGVPALAGVVGVILANVRLAIFPGPDGQGTLAGFVSRRVGGGVSLVGSYDLVGLVVSLAFGALVFLALRREMRSSIDAGIRKFLIGLGAIVAFSSGGSQVGLATGPLEPLFDSLGTPSILLLGLGATGILLGAWMGSPRLLQAVSREYSQLGVRRSIAALIPGFIIAQAAIALGIPISFNNIIISSVIGSGLVVGSAGVSGRKIGVTVAAWLATLVGSTVVGFGFYRALAMVTGA; encoded by the coding sequence ATGGCGTGGGCGCTCGGCGCGTCGTCGAACTCGCCGCCGTTCGCCCCGGCAGTGGGTGCGAACGCACTCCCGACGATGCGTGCGGCCTTCTTCATCGGCGTGTTCGCCGCGCTCGGCGCGGTCGCCCAGGGCGGTAGCATCTCGGAGACGGTGGGTCAGGACCTCATCAACGGCGTCTCGATCACGCCGCTCGCGGCCGCCGCCGGCCTCCTCACCGCGGCGGCATTTATCGCGGTGGGGGTCCAGACCGGCTATCCAATCCCGGCGGCGTTCGCCACGACCGGTGCGATCGTCGGGGCAGGGCTGGGTCTCGGGGGCGACCCCGCCTTCGGCACCTACCAGCGTCTCGGAAGCTTCTGGATCGCAGTCCCGTTCGTTTCCGCGTCGATCGCCTACGGCACCGCGACGCTGCTGCGGCGGGAGGACGTCCCCGACGACGTCGGCGTCCCGGCGCTCGCGGGCGTCGTCGGCGTCATTCTCGCCAACGTTCGACTGGCGATTTTCCCCGGTCCGGACGGCCAGGGAACGCTCGCCGGATTCGTCTCGCGGCGGGTGGGTGGCGGCGTCAGTCTCGTCGGGTCGTACGATCTCGTCGGACTGGTCGTGAGCCTCGCGTTCGGTGCGCTCGTCTTTCTCGCGCTCCGCCGCGAGATGCGCTCGTCGATCGACGCCGGCATCAGGAAGTTCCTGATCGGCCTCGGGGCGATCGTGGCGTTTTCGAGCGGTGGGAGCCAGGTCGGGCTCGCGACCGGTCCGCTCGAACCGCTGTTCGATTCGCTCGGCACCCCAAGCATCCTCCTGCTCGGTCTCGGCGCGACCGGGATCCTTCTCGGAGCGTGGATGGGATCACCCCGGCTGTTGCAAGCGGTCTCGCGAGAGTACTCACAGCTCGGCGTTCGGCGATCGATCGCCGCGCTGATTCCTGGATTCATCATCGCCCAGGCGGCGATCGCGCTCGGCATCCCGATCTCGTTCAACAACATCATCATCTCGAGCGTGATCGGCAGCGGCTTGGTCGTGGGATCGGCCGGCGTTTCCGGCCGGAAGATCGGGGTGACGGTCGCCGCGTGGCTGGCGACGCTCGTCGGTTCGACTGTCGTCGGCTTCGGCTTCTATCGCGCGCTCGCGATGGTGACGGGTGCGTAG
- a CDS encoding carbon starvation CstA family protein produces the protein MVQAIWLVALVLTTFTVAYLGYSRYLAQFVELDDENETPAHKYRDGQEYVPSSKPVLLGHHYSSIAGGAPIVGPITAGVVWGWVPAFLWVAIGNPLFGSVHDFMALSSSMRHEGKSIGYIIGQYVGERGKDMILWFAFLTIVLVVAVFALVVSVVFNAYPQAATASLIYIALALTFGVYLYQLDLPFLPGTVAFVAAVFAGIWVGLQFPLAIVPGDYPAGTIVLLSSTPLPPVLESANIAMWIPIVMIYGFIASVLPVWILLQPRDFLTSSLLYAGVGGVLLAVILGTVLGVGNTLEIELPAYAGFWGGALVDTRLPLFPLLFVTIACGTISGFHSLVSSGTTAKQLDKESDARTIGYGGMLGEGLLATVALICVSVYATAPASSGIALALPNFATGGGEILNATSGALGIAIPQTAAAAFMGLVLVSFLLTSTDTAVRLGRYMLEEIVGTPETSTQKAATNRYVTSALQVIPAYILVSSGRWADLWPLFGGANQTLAALALLVATVWLANWSDSKQLLSTGLPMAAMFVVTTTALLYLALYQNLYQKFILGQWGEGGATLLAQGSTVVQIIIALVLVWLALSLAYMGLTNIRAARETGAVAADGGEPSDD, from the coding sequence ATGGTACAGGCTATCTGGCTCGTCGCGCTCGTACTAACCACTTTCACCGTCGCATACCTCGGCTACTCGCGTTACCTCGCGCAGTTCGTCGAGCTCGACGATGAGAACGAGACACCGGCGCACAAGTATCGAGATGGCCAGGAGTACGTCCCCTCGTCGAAGCCCGTACTCCTCGGCCACCACTACTCCTCGATCGCGGGCGGCGCGCCCATCGTTGGCCCCATCACTGCAGGGGTCGTCTGGGGCTGGGTACCCGCGTTCCTCTGGGTTGCGATCGGCAATCCGCTGTTCGGCTCGGTCCACGACTTCATGGCGCTCTCGTCCAGCATGCGCCACGAGGGCAAGTCGATCGGCTACATCATCGGCCAGTACGTCGGCGAGCGCGGCAAGGACATGATCCTCTGGTTTGCCTTCCTCACGATCGTCCTCGTGGTCGCGGTGTTCGCGCTCGTGGTTTCGGTGGTGTTCAACGCCTATCCCCAAGCCGCCACGGCGAGCCTCATCTACATCGCGCTCGCGCTGACGTTCGGGGTGTACCTCTACCAACTCGACCTACCCTTCCTGCCGGGGACCGTGGCGTTCGTCGCCGCGGTCTTCGCGGGGATCTGGGTCGGCCTCCAGTTCCCTCTCGCGATCGTCCCTGGCGACTATCCCGCAGGGACGATCGTGCTACTCTCGTCGACCCCACTCCCGCCGGTACTCGAAAGCGCAAACATCGCCATGTGGATCCCCATCGTGATGATCTACGGGTTTATCGCGAGCGTGCTCCCGGTCTGGATCCTGCTCCAGCCCCGGGACTTTCTGACTTCGAGCCTTCTCTACGCCGGCGTCGGGGGTGTACTGCTCGCGGTGATCCTCGGGACAGTGCTGGGCGTCGGGAACACTCTCGAAATCGAACTCCCCGCCTACGCGGGCTTCTGGGGCGGTGCGCTCGTCGATACTCGATTACCCTTGTTCCCCCTGCTGTTCGTGACGATCGCCTGCGGGACCATCAGCGGCTTCCACTCGCTCGTCTCCTCCGGCACGACGGCGAAACAGCTCGATAAGGAGAGCGACGCCCGCACCATCGGTTATGGAGGAATGCTCGGCGAGGGGCTCCTCGCGACAGTTGCACTGATCTGTGTCTCGGTGTACGCAACCGCACCGGCAAGCAGCGGGATCGCGCTCGCGCTACCGAACTTCGCCACTGGTGGCGGCGAGATCCTCAACGCCACATCGGGCGCGCTCGGAATCGCCATCCCACAGACCGCTGCCGCGGCGTTCATGGGTCTCGTGCTCGTGAGCTTCCTCCTGACGAGCACTGACACCGCGGTGCGGCTCGGTCGATACATGCTTGAAGAGATCGTCGGGACGCCCGAGACGAGCACGCAGAAGGCCGCGACGAACCGCTACGTGACCTCGGCACTCCAGGTGATCCCGGCTTACATTCTCGTCTCCAGTGGCCGGTGGGCCGACCTCTGGCCGCTGTTCGGGGGCGCGAACCAGACCCTCGCTGCGCTCGCACTGCTGGTGGCGACGGTCTGGCTCGCGAACTGGTCGGACTCGAAACAGCTGCTCTCGACCGGCCTGCCGATGGCCGCGATGTTCGTCGTCACCACCACGGCGCTGCTCTATCTCGCGCTCTATCAGAACCTCTATCAGAAGTTCATCCTCGGCCAGTGGGGCGAGGGTGGCGCAACCCTGCTCGCGCAGGGATCGACGGTGGTACAGATAATCATCGCTCTGGTCCTCGTCTGGCTTGCGCTGTCGCTCGCATACATGGGCCTGACGAACATCCGAGCGGCTCGTGAGACCGGTGCGGTCGCCGCCGATGGGGGCGAACCGAGCGACGACTGA
- a CDS encoding DUF5814 domain-containing protein: MAITDKIYVKNHRRIGSQLETRIPRSAFSGATLDLLYSGEGLSKLDDATQERVLDFAEDFLDCDCESNPYCGHPERKFMRYLLDLRAQGLGPDAIVDVMGDEYLVTAYPGDVLSFLDSSVRTLEAMEDLASVEGDREMEGRVSERKRDLL, encoded by the coding sequence GTGGCCATCACCGACAAGATCTACGTCAAGAACCACCGCCGGATCGGGTCCCAGCTCGAGACACGGATCCCGCGGAGCGCGTTCAGTGGTGCAACTCTCGATCTGCTCTACTCCGGCGAGGGGCTCTCGAAACTCGACGACGCAACCCAAGAACGGGTGCTCGACTTCGCCGAGGACTTTCTGGACTGTGACTGCGAGTCGAACCCCTACTGTGGCCACCCCGAGCGGAAGTTCATGCGGTACCTGCTCGATCTCCGCGCCCAGGGGCTCGGTCCCGACGCCATCGTCGACGTGATGGGCGACGAGTACCTCGTGACGGCCTACCCGGGTGACGTCCTCTCCTTCCTCGACAGCTCGGTCCGCACGCTCGAAGCGATGGAAGACCTCGCGAGCGTCGAAGGCGACCGCGAGATGGAAGGACGGGTGAGCGAACGGAAGCGCGATCTGCTCTAA
- a CDS encoding RPA family protein: MSGAPTREVAQRVFAREFNDGSETFKESDEERAPVYLLLPTGERANRIFFVGTLTETEDVGSDSEYWQGRVVDPTGTFYVYAGQYQPEAASALREIEPPEYVAVAGKPRTFETDDGETNVAVRPESITVVDDAARDRWVVEAAERTIERIQAFDDDTNEYARMAAERYDLPVENYRRAAVSALESLEEDDEVAVDAD; encoded by the coding sequence ATGAGTGGCGCACCCACCCGCGAGGTCGCCCAGCGCGTGTTCGCCCGCGAGTTCAACGACGGCAGCGAGACGTTCAAGGAGAGCGACGAGGAGCGCGCCCCGGTCTACCTCCTGCTGCCGACGGGCGAGCGCGCGAACCGGATCTTCTTCGTGGGCACGCTGACCGAGACCGAGGACGTGGGTTCGGATTCGGAGTACTGGCAGGGCCGCGTGGTCGATCCCACTGGCACCTTCTACGTCTACGCCGGTCAGTACCAGCCCGAGGCTGCGAGCGCGCTTCGGGAGATCGAACCCCCGGAATACGTCGCGGTGGCGGGCAAACCCCGGACGTTCGAAACCGACGACGGCGAGACCAACGTCGCGGTGCGCCCCGAGTCGATCACCGTGGTCGACGACGCCGCCCGCGACCGCTGGGTGGTTGAGGCCGCCGAGCGGACGATCGAACGGATTCAGGCGTTCGACGACGACACCAACGAGTACGCCCGGATGGCAGCCGAACGCTACGATCTGCCGGTCGAGAACTACCGGCGTGCGGCGGTGTCGGCGCTCGAAAGTCTGGAGGAAGACGACGAAGTCGCGGTCGACGCTGACTGA
- a CDS encoding replication protein A codes for MKFTAWATSDLPELEEGSVYRLENVVTDEYEGRFSVKLNRTTTIEELDEELDVPESGGDSEDREIGAIDAPEEWVNVTAKITQLWEPRSESVGQVGLLGDPSGTLKFTKWAKSDLPELEEGSVYRLENVVTDEYEGQFSVKLNRTTTIEELDEDLEAGDDAITVEGALVDIQRGSGLIKRCPEEDCTRVLQNGRCSEHGEVEGEFDLRVKAVIDDGNAVHETIFDREATEELAGISLDEAKEMAMDALDTSVVADEIREGVLGGYYRVEGPTLGRYVLANEFERLGGPTDAEETLIKARSL; via the coding sequence GTGAAGTTCACGGCGTGGGCGACTTCCGACCTCCCCGAGCTCGAAGAAGGGTCGGTCTATCGGCTCGAAAACGTCGTCACCGACGAGTACGAGGGACGGTTCTCGGTCAAGCTCAACCGGACGACCACGATCGAGGAACTCGACGAAGAGCTCGACGTGCCCGAGTCGGGTGGCGACAGCGAGGATCGGGAGATCGGTGCGATCGACGCGCCCGAAGAGTGGGTGAACGTCACGGCGAAGATCACCCAACTCTGGGAGCCACGCAGCGAGTCGGTCGGCCAGGTCGGCCTCCTCGGTGATCCTTCCGGGACTCTCAAGTTCACCAAGTGGGCGAAATCGGACCTCCCCGAGCTCGAAGAGGGATCGGTCTACCGGCTCGAAAACGTCGTCACCGACGAGTACGAGGGACAGTTCTCGGTCAAGCTCAACCGAACGACGACGATCGAGGAACTCGACGAGGACCTCGAAGCGGGTGACGACGCCATCACCGTGGAGGGCGCGCTGGTGGACATCCAGCGTGGCAGCGGCCTCATCAAGCGATGTCCTGAGGAGGACTGTACGAGAGTGCTCCAGAATGGCCGGTGTAGCGAACACGGCGAGGTCGAGGGCGAGTTCGATCTCCGGGTGAAGGCCGTGATCGACGACGGCAACGCGGTTCACGAGACCATCTTCGACCGGGAGGCCACAGAGGAACTCGCCGGCATCTCCCTCGACGAAGCGAAGGAGATGGCGATGGACGCGCTCGATACCTCGGTCGTGGCCGACGAGATCCGCGAGGGGGTTCTCGGTGGATACTACCGCGTGGAGGGCCCCACCCTCGGCCGGTACGTGCTCGCGAACGAGTTCGAGCGGCTCGGCGGGCCGACGGATGCCGAGGAGACGCTGATCAAAGCGAGGTCGCTCTGA
- a CDS encoding DUF7091 family protein, which translates to MSDEGRSGFLGATARAAGRRFAAAKRAYVQGQERADAEGPYDEHAKIVCRRHAQKRTVVLDGYVPDCFEAGHPDCEGCLEDIREGTVETW; encoded by the coding sequence ATGAGCGACGAGGGGCGCAGCGGGTTTCTCGGGGCGACCGCGCGCGCAGCGGGGCGGCGATTCGCGGCGGCGAAGCGTGCCTATGTCCAGGGACAAGAACGCGCCGACGCCGAGGGCCCCTACGACGAACACGCGAAGATCGTGTGTCGTCGACACGCCCAGAAACGAACCGTCGTACTCGACGGCTACGTCCCCGACTGCTTCGAGGCTGGCCATCCCGACTGTGAGGGCTGTCTCGAAGACATCCGCGAGGGCACCGTCGAGACGTGGTGA